The Streptomyces uncialis genomic interval TCCGGGCCGACGAGGACGAGGGTGGCGACGAGGGCGAGTGCCATGAGGCCGTCGACCACGACCGGGTAGAGCGTCGCCGCGGTGTCGTCGGCGCCGATCGCGCGGGCCACGTCGCGCAGCGCGTTCCACGAGACGCGGAACGCCATCGCGACGACCGTGACCAGGGCCAGGACCAGGAGGGCCTTTCCCTTACGGTCCAGCGTCATACCGCACCCCTCATCACCGGTGCCGGGACGGGCGGAACGTCGGCGTAGGCGGTCAGCTCCACGGTGGCGCCCGCGTACTCGCCCCGTGCCTTCAGCACCCACGTCCGACCGTCGCTCTGGAAGTGACCGTCCACCGTGCTGTCGGGAACCCCGAGTGCGGCCCGCCATACCTCGAACGCGGCCAGCGACGGGACCGTGTCGGACATGCTGTGGAAGCTCAGGTGCAGCCGCTCCGGGTAGATCGGGCACACGTCCAGGTTCGGAGCGGGCAGGTCCGGGTGGTCGGCACAGATCAGACGCAGTGCCCGCAGGGGGGCCGACAGATCGGCGAGGGTGCTCACAGCGCACCCCCGACCACGATCACGACGGCCACGGCCAGCAGCACACCCGCCGCACAGGTCAGATCGACCGCGGTGCGGAGCCGGGTGAACTTGGCGACGGCGAGGCGGGACAGGCCCACGACGTCGGCGCTCAGGTCGACCGGCAGGGCCTCGTACAGCTGCTGCGGGGACAGGGTCGCCCACAGCGGGAACCCGTGCCCACCGCGCAGGTTCGGGCGGACCGCCGACAGCAGCAGACCGGCCGCCCCGACCAGTAGCGCCATCCCCGCACCGCCCACCACGTATGCGGCGGGATTCATGGGGAGGTCACGGCCGGCGGTCCAGGCGGCGACCAGGGCCGCCCCGACGAACGCCAGCAGCAACGCGGTCTTGGTGTCAGTGCGGGCGATCTCCGCCCTGACCTCGGCATGAGCGGAGGCCAGGGTCTCATCCAGCGCACTCATGCCGCTTCCTCCTTCCGGAACCGGCGGACACGGCGGATGGGGCGCTGGGGCAGGGGGGTGATGTTGAACAGGTCGGGGGCGTGGTCGTCGATGACCCGGGCGGCCAGGCGGAGGGTGTCGTCAGCGAGGTGCGGTGCGTCGGCGAGGATGTCACGGGCGGCGTCCAGTCGCGCCTCCCGCTCCTCCGGCGACTCGCCCTCGACACCCAGCCACAAGTCCAGCGGGGTACCGAGGGCGAGTTCGATGAACTCGGTCGTGCTGGCGGCCACGTGACCGGCCACAATGTGCTTCACGGGTTGTTCCTCTCAGAGGGAACGGCTCGTGGCGGCCCCGGTGTTTGCCCACCGGGGCCGCGCCGTTCAGGAGGGGGTCCGCCACGCGAATGCGGGCGGCAGAAGGGCCGCAGAGGGCGGCCGGTGAGGCGGGCCGCGTCCTCGTAGGCGTCGCGGATCATGTCCTGCTGCCAGGCGCGTTCGGCCGGGGCGGGCGGCGGGTCCATCGAACGCGGCGGGGCCGCCCACCCGTCGGCGCGCTGCTCCAGCAGACGCGCGGTGCGCTCGTCGTCGGCCATCAGCGCGCCTCCGGCTGCGCCGTGTGCGCAGCAGCATTCCCGGCCGCATTGCGGTACGCGGCCTGGTAGTGCTCCAGGCTGTTCCTCATCGGGTGCGACAACGCCGCAGCGATCTCGTCGCACCGGCGGGCAAGGCCGTCGGCCCGCGCCTGCTCTTCCGCGGCGAACGCCTCGGACGGACCCTGGTCCTTGCGTCCCCAGCCCATCGTGTTCACCGCCCGCCGCGAACACGCGCGGCGTCCTGGCTGCGCTTGTTCGCCTCGGCGTTCTTGCGGGCCAGTGTGGCCCTTTCTTCTTCTGTCAGACTCGTTCCCACAGGTGCCTCCATCACAGGTGCCCGTGCGCGGCACCCGGGGGGCAACCCGGGTGCCGCACCTTGTGGGTCGGATCACTCCCGACTCCCCGCACCCCTGCCCGTACGGCCACCGCACGAGGTGCGGCGCCGGACGGGCAGAAGAGGCAGTCGGCCGCTCGCAGACGGAGCGGACAGGTATGCGCGGTCTTTCACCCGCGCGGCCGTCACTTACAGGGGAGACGGCTCAGAAACCCGCACACTGTTCAATTCTCAACGAACAGACGCTTCCTTAGACCCCCTTGCGAAGGGCTTCCGGGCGCTTTCGAAGCAGCCCAAAGAGAGCCACTCCCGTTCCGCTGTCCTAGGACTGCGGCCCGTGAGAGAACAATGACGCACAGTCCCAGGACTGTCAACAGTCCTGGGACTGTGTTTGACTGGAGCCGTCGAGAGGAGTTCCCCATGGCGCCGAAGTGGCGAGAGCTGGCGGACAAGCTGGCCCAGAGCATCAAGAGCGGCGAGTACGAGCCGGGCACGCGGCTCCCGCACATTAGGGACCTTGTGGAGGCGGGCGAGGGCTCCAAGTCCACGGTCCACGCGGCCTACAAGGCTCTTGAGGCTGAGGGCCTAGTGACCTCATCGCGGGGGCACGGCACCGTGGTGCGGCAGCAGACCCCGCTCAAGCGGCTCGGCATCGCGCGGTACGACAAGGCCAAGTGGCGCGACGGTGACGAGGTGGCGTTCATTGCCGATCGCGTCGCCTCTGGCCGCGCGTACCGCCGCGGCGAGCAGACTCAGACCGTGAGCCGGGTCGCCGCGCCCCCGGCTGTCGCTGCGGCTCATGGCCTGCCGGCGGGTTCTGAGGTCTACGCCCGAGCGCGCCTGGTGAAGGAAGGCGAGCAGCCGACGCACACCCTGACCAGCTACTACCGGCCCGAGCACGTCGAGGGGACCAGGATCGTCAACCCGGCACCCGGTCCCGCAGGCCGAGGCGGCGGCTTTCGCGTGCTGTACGACGCGGGGTACGAGATCGACCACATGAAGGAGGAGCTGTCCGCGCGCGTCCCCACGTCCGAGGAAGTGAAGCTGCTCCAGCTCCCGCCGGGCGAACCCGTGGTCGAGCTACATCGGACCGCGTACACAGCAGATGGCACAGTGGTGGAATTCGCCATCGGTGTCCACGCCGCCACGCGCTTCGCGTGGGAGTACGACTTCAAGGTCCCCGACTCCACTCGCGACCCGAAGACCGAGAAAAGAGGGCCCAGTGCCGAGTGAAGGAAAGCCTCAGCCGATCGACACGGCGGTCATCACGGCTCCCGGCGACATTCCCACCACCGATCTGTGGCTGTTGGCGGCCCGCCGGGAGCGCCACACCGCAGGTGGCACGAGCAGGGACAGACGCGACCCCGCGTCGAATGCGCTCGCCGCACTCGCCCTCGGCGCTGCGATCCGCCGCGTCCTTGATGACCAGGAGCAGCACTTGGTCCGCGAGGGCCTGAGGCACGGAACGACGTGGGGGCAGCTCGCCGCGGCGCGCGGCCTAGCAGATCCGGAACAGTCTCGGGCAGCGTTCCTGACGTGGTCCCAGCAGCTCCCCGACGTCGAGGCAGCCGAAGCGGTACGCCTAGCGGCAGATGGGCGGAATCAGTGATCTCAGTACAGGTGTGGGAGGACGCGCGTCTCATCTGGGACTACCACCAGATGCACCACGCCCCGAAACCCTGCTCCGTCGCGATCGGCCTCGGCAGCCATGACTTGAGCGTCGCCACCACAGTAGTCGAAGCGCTCGAGGCTGGCTTGGTCCCCCTGATCGTGTTCACCGGAGCCAACAGCCCGACTACGCGGGCGCGCTTCCCCGATGGCGAGGCAGTCGCCTACCGGGAACACGCGCTCAGCCTCGGGGCGCCGGCCGCCGCGATACTCGTAGAGCCGACCGCCACGAACACCGGTCAGAACATCACGCGCTCACGGAAGCTCCTGGAGACCGCAGGCATCGATGTCTCGTCGGTCCTGCTCGTCTCCAAGCCCTACGAGCAGCGTCGGGCGCATGCGACCGCTCGTAAGCTCTGGCCCGGCGTCGAGTTCGTATGCGCTTCGGCTCCCATGGAGCTCCCCGAGTACGTCGACAGCATCGGTGACGGCCGACTCGTGATCGACATGCTCGTCGGCGCACTCCAGCGGCTCTTGATCTACCCCGAGCAGGGATTCATGATCAAGCAGGACGTGCCCGAGAACGTAATGGCGGCGTACGAGCGACTGTGCCGAGACGGCTTCACGAGTCGCCTCATGCCGACGGCCACTCGCCGCTGAACGCAGTCTCATCCGTAGTCTCGTCCGCCCTCGTTCAGGCTGGTTCAACCACCCAGCGTCCGGGACCAGCGTCAGGGCTTTGAACGGGCATGAACGGTGGCGGACTGGGACCGACAGAGTTGGAAAGCGTGTTGGGGGCAACCCCTCACGAGTTCGAATCTCGTATCCTCCGCCAGTGCCTCACCGGGCACTAACGTCGAAGGCCCCGCTGCTCGCAGCGGGGCCTTCGACGTGTCTCCGTCCCAGTTGCCTTGGACGGCCCCCAGAACGCGTCACGGATCCTCTGCGCCACCTTCCGCAGCATCAGCCCGGTGGCATGCACGCACCGAGCGCGCGTCCTGGCCGCCCGCCGGCTTGGTGCAGTACTTGCAAGCGTCGAATCGGAAGTCCGGCACCGGTTGGACAACCTGTCCGATCGCGACTGCCTGCATGCGAGTACCGCTGGCCTCAGGCCAGCACATATTCCAGGACCACAACGCGGCACTCGGCAGCGTCCGTGTCGCACAAAACCTGATGTGTGGGGATGGCTCTCGCATTGCGCACACTCGAACATCGCCGGCATGCGCGCACGCGGGCTCCCCGCCGCTGTCGCGCAGAACTCGTTCAGCGATGGGGGGTGAACATCACGCATGGTTTTCCTCTCGTGCTGCCAGGCCGAAGCGGCTGCAATCAGTGCATCAAGGCGGGCGAACTGCGCTTCAACTGCTTCCGCCTCGGCCACCTGCAAAGCCGCCACATCCACGAACAGGCGGAACTCCCGTGACGACCCGTTCCTCATGAGCACGAATGCGTCCAGCATGCTTCACCGACAGGCCGGTTCCCCAAGCGACGCGTGGGTTTACGTGATTGCGGACACCGTCACCATGTCCGTATCCTTCCGGGCAACGCG includes:
- a CDS encoding Pycsar system effector family protein, with protein sequence MSALDETLASAHAEVRAEIARTDTKTALLLAFVGAALVAAWTAGRDLPMNPAAYVVGGAGMALLVGAAGLLLSAVRPNLRGGHGFPLWATLSPQQLYEALPVDLSADVVGLSRLAVAKFTRLRTAVDLTCAAGVLLAVAVVIVVGGAL
- a CDS encoding GntR family transcriptional regulator, which translates into the protein MAPKWRELADKLAQSIKSGEYEPGTRLPHIRDLVEAGEGSKSTVHAAYKALEAEGLVTSSRGHGTVVRQQTPLKRLGIARYDKAKWRDGDEVAFIADRVASGRAYRRGEQTQTVSRVAAPPAVAAAHGLPAGSEVYARARLVKEGEQPTHTLTSYYRPEHVEGTRIVNPAPGPAGRGGGFRVLYDAGYEIDHMKEELSARVPTSEEVKLLQLPPGEPVVELHRTAYTADGTVVEFAIGVHAATRFAWEYDFKVPDSTRDPKTEKRGPSAE
- a CDS encoding YdcF family protein gives rise to the protein MISVQVWEDARLIWDYHQMHHAPKPCSVAIGLGSHDLSVATTVVEALEAGLVPLIVFTGANSPTTRARFPDGEAVAYREHALSLGAPAAAILVEPTATNTGQNITRSRKLLETAGIDVSSVLLVSKPYEQRRAHATARKLWPGVEFVCASAPMELPEYVDSIGDGRLVIDMLVGALQRLLIYPEQGFMIKQDVPENVMAAYERLCRDGFTSRLMPTATRR